The Streptomyces sp. NBC_01268 genome segment CTTCCGGTCGCACAGGGGTGCCCCTGGGAGCGCGGGGGGCGCTCCAGGGGCACCTGGTCGTAACCGCGACCGCGGCACGGCCGACGAACGGGCTCGGGCGGGCCGGATCAGCCGCCGAGCGCACCGCCCGCGCCGCCGAGGTCCTCACCCGCGAGGGGGTCGCTCTCCAGGTGGATGACGCCGTAGTCGTAGGCGTGCCGCCGGTAGACGACACTGGGCTGCTTCGTGTCGGAGTCGACGAAGAGGTAGAAGTCGTGCCCGACCAGCTCCATCTCGTAGAGCGCCTGGTCGAGCGTCATGGGGGCGGCCTTGTGGGTCTTCTCGCGGACCACCAGCGGTCCTTCGCCCTGGACCTCGATCGAACCCATCATCGTGGTGGGGACGGTGCCGGTCTCCGTCGGCACCACCTGACCGTTGCCGTTCAGCGACGCGACGCCCGGCACCACGTCGGCGACCTCCGCCGCCGAAAGCCTGCCGTTGCCACGGCGCGTGTACCTCTTGTCGTGCTGCTTGCGCAGTCGGGCCTCCAGCTTGTCGCTGGCGAGGTCGAGCGCTGCGTACGGGTCGCCTGCCGCCGCCTCCGCCCGGATCACCGGGCCTCGGGAGTGGAGGGTGATCTCCACACGGTCGGACCGGTCGGCCTGCCGCGGGTTGTGCTCCTTGGACACCTCGACGTCGAGGCTGATCACCTTGCCGTCGAGCTTCTGGATCTTCTCCAGCTTCAGCTTCTCGGCCACGTGCTTACGGAACCGCTCGGGCACCTCGGTCTTGCGGCCCTTGACGACGATGTCCACGCAGAACTCCGTTCCCGGATCGCTCACTACGGCTCCTAGGCCGTCGAGCATCTCCCTTTGCACCAGACTCCGGCGTTTGCCGGGGTCTCGGACTTGGCGACTTCGCCCCTCTCCTCCCCAGTCGACAAGCGCCCCACCCCATCGACAAGAGGTTAATTCGCCCTGAACTCCTGTCCTGTAGGCGCACCCGTGCATTAGGTGAGGCGTGACCTTCGCCATTCCTCACAACCGAACATAGCTCGTTCGGACGGGTGTCGGCACCCGCTGACGGGACTTACCTCCATTCGGGTGTTCTTACCTCTCACCACCTGCAACGTTGCAAGTTCCCCGTGAGTTCCGGTTTATTTCGAACGAGGCCGGAGAGGATGCGACTACCGCTGCCGCGGGCTGTTCGAAAAGGCCTTCCGTCCCTCGCCTCTTCGGGCTGTCCGGTAATCCGGGAATGAACGGCGGGTGTACGAGGACGGGGGCGGCACCCAGTGCCCTCGCCGCCTCCGCGAGCGATGCTCCCGTGGTCATCAGGTCGTCCACGAGAACCACCCGCCCGGCCTCCCGCACGGCCTCGTCGAGGAGCCGTACGCCGGCCGGTGCGACCTCCAGCGCCCCCGCCAGGTTGGCGAGCCGCCCGCGCGCGCCGAGCCCCGCCTGGTCGGCGACCGCCCGGCCCTGCCGCAGCACCGGCAGGACCCGCGCGGCCCGTCCGGAACGGCGCAGCCGGGCCGCCGCCGCCAGCGCGATCCGCCGGGTCGGATCGTGGCCACGCGCGCGCACGGAGCGCCGTGAGGACGGCACCGGCACCAGGAGCAGCGGTCCGCCCCCGGACGCCCCACAGGGCCCCGTGGCGGCCTCCACGGCACCTGCCAGCGCGGCGCCCAGGGCTCCGGCGAGCGGCAGCGCCCCACGTTCCTTGTGGGCGAGGAGCAGCGCGCGCACGGCACCCTCGTACGGCGCGGCGGCATGGACGACCGGCAGCCCCGGGGGCTCGGGCCACGGACGCACCCTGCGGGGACCGGTGCCGGTCAGCCCGGTCCTGCAGCGCGGGCACAGTGCCGTACGGGGTCTCCCGCAGCCTCCGCAGGCGACCGGCAGCACCAGCCCGGCGATCTCGCGCCACCACCCCCGCATGGCTCCACTGTCCTCCCGCGGAGCCCGCGCGGCCACTCCTGTGGAAAACCGCCGTCAGCCCGGATAGACCGGGTGGCGCCCCTCCTTGACGATGGGCTGCCAGTTCGCCCCGGGCACGAGCCGCACGATGCCGTCGTTGTTGGAGTCCGCGACCACCGGCGACTGTTCGCCGTGCGGCGCGGCGACCGCCGTGACCCCGTTCAGGCCCGGCAGGACCGACGTGGCCGACGTCGACCCGTCCGTCTGCACGTACCGCACCTGCTGCACCCCGCCGGCCTCCGTGCCGACCACGACCAGGCGGCTCGGGCCGGCCCAGGACACGGCGGTGACGGACTCCAGGCGCGGCGCGGCGCGCTGCGGGGACTCGACGGAGACGCTCTCGTGCCCGTCGCCGCGGGTGCGCTCGACCCGGCCGATCTGGAGGGTCGTGCGGTCGTCCTTCGTCACGAGCAGCGCGATCCGCACCCCGTCGGCGGAGACCCGCAGCGACTCGATCCGCGCGCCGTCCTTGAGCCACGGCGTGCTGACCTCGACCGGCTCGCCCTGGCCGCCGGGCACCATCCACAGGCGCGGCTTCGCCCGGTTGCGGTCGGCGACCCACAGGTCGCCGTGGCCGTCCCAGCTCGGCGCCGACAGGCGGTCCTCGCGCCGCAGCCCGGCGCTGGTCACGATCGGCGCCGCGGGCTCCTCGTCGGAGGTGATCGACGCGACGCGCAGCGCGCGGCCCTCCTGCACGACCCCGGCCGCCCGGTTCTCCTCGCGGTCCACCGCCACGTACGTCAGCGGCAGCGTGCCCCGGCCGAACGGCCCGGGCGCCTCGACCGGCTTGTCCAGCTGCTTCGAGGCGACCGACAGCATCATCAGGCGGCCGTGCTCGTCGACGAAGAAGGGGTTCTCGCCCCGCCCCGGGTCGCGCACCGCCGAGTACTCCTCGATGGCCTGCCCCTTGCCGAGCATGCAGAGCCGGTTGCCGTCGCTTCCCTGGAGCTCCACCTGCTCCACCCGTGCCGACGTCAGGTCGCCCAGGGTGAACAGCAGTTGGGCCGCCATGCCCTTGCACACCAGGGCGCTGACGTGGTCGGCCTTGGCGTTGAGCGGGACCTTCAGCGTCGACTGGTCGTCGGTCGTGAGGGTCGTGACGCCCTTCTTCAGCTCCGTACCGGAGGGGAAGCGCGAGTCGACGGCGGGCCCGAGCCACCCCGTCGGGCCCTCCAGGAGCGCCTTCACCGTCTGCGTCACCGGGTCCATGCGGGTGACCGGATCCTGCCGCTGCCGGATGTAGACCGGGTCGGCGACGACCCAGTTCTCCCCGGAGGCGAAGTAGTACTTGTTGACCGAGCGGTAGTTGCGCAGGAAGTCCGCCTCACCGAGCACCAGGCCCGGGGGCAGGCTGTCGATGCGCCACTCCTTGCCCTTGCCGTCCGCCGTGGGCTGCTGCACCACGTGGATCGACTCGTTGAACTCGGCCGGGACCTCCGGCCGGTACGCGTGCCGGGCGTCGACCTTCGCGATCCGCCGCCCGGAGATCGGGTACGACCGCCCCTGGTTCTCCGTGTCGGCCATCCGGTCGGCCTGGTCGCGGTCGGGCGCGTTGGTGAGCACGGTGATGCTCGCCTCCGGCCGCCACGTGCGCACGGCCTGCCGGGTCAGGTACTTCCGCGCCGTCGAGAACCCGGGGTCGTCACTCGTCATGGCCTCCAGGAAGCCGTCGACGATCTCCTCCGGATCGGCGTTGTCGCGGGGCGCGACCGCGTACACCCGCACCTGCGAGTCGCCCGCGTTGGACGCCTTCACGGCCCGTACGTCGCCGCTGTCGGGCATGCTCGCGCAGCCGGCCACCAGCAGCGAGCCGCAGGCCAGCAGCACCACCCCGCGCACCGACCGTCCCCGCCCCAGGGCCTCCCGCGTCCCTCGAAGGTCAGCGCCCACGTGTCCCGCCCTCCTGCTCGGCGCGCGACGACGCCATGGTCTCGCCCCCGGCGCCCCCGGCGCCCCCGTCTTCGTCGCCGCCCGCCGCGGGCCGCGGAACCACCCGCGCGCCGCTGCCCGGCAGCGCCGTCGGATCCACCGTCGCCCGCGACGCGGCGGGTATCCGCGGCGGCACGGACAGCGCCGGGTGGTCCCCGGCGGGCTGCGCGGGCACCGCGGTCAGGCGCGCCCCGGCAGCGGCGGCCGCCTGCTCGCGGTTGCGCCGCGAGTCCTCGGGCTCCAGCGGGATCGGCGAACCGCGCAGCGGCTCGTCCGCGGTGCGCGGCAGGGTCAGCCGGAACTGCGAGCCGCCACCGGGCTCGCCCCAGGCCTGGAGCCAGCCGCCGTGCAGGCGCGCGTCCTCGACGGCGATGGACAGGCCGAGGCCCGTGCCGCCGGTGGTGCGCGCGCGGGACGGGTCGGCCCGCCAGAACCGGTTGAAGACCCGGGTCGCCTCTCCGGGCTTGAGCCCGATCCCGTGGTCGCGCACGGCGACGGCGACGGCCCCGCCGGCGGCGGCCAGCTTCACGGTCACGTCCCGGCCCTCGCCGTGCTCGACGGCGTTCACGACCAGATTGCGCAGCACCCGCTCGACCCGGCGGGCGTCCGCCTCGGCCACCACGGGCTGCTCGTCGCCGACGACGAGGATCCGGCTCCCCTTGCGCTCGGCCAGCGGCTCGGCGCCGCCGATGACCCGGCGTACGACCTGGCGCAGGTCTATCGGCTCGGCCTCCAGGGCCGCGGCGCCCGCGTCGAAGCGGCTGATCTCCAGCAGGTCCGACAGCAGCGACTCGAAACGGTCGAGCTGGTCCCCGAGGAGCTCGGCGGAGCGCGCGGTGACCGGGTCGAAGTCGACCCGGGCCTCGTGGATGACGTCGGCCGCCATCCGGACCGTCGTCAGCGGGGTCCGCAGCTCGTGCGAGACGTCCGAGACGAACCGCCGCTGCATCCGCGACAGGTCCTCCATCTGCTGGATCTTCGTCTGGATGGTCTGCGCCATCTTGTTGAAGGCCTCGCCGAGGCGCGCGATGTCGTCCTCGCCGGTGACCTTCATCCGTTCCTGGAGCCCGCTGGCCGACAGCCGCTCGGCGACCGCGGCTGCCATCCGTACGGGGGTGACGACCTGGCGCACCACCAGCCAGGCGATGGCGCCGAGCAGCACCACGACGAACAGCCCGGCGGTCGCCAGGGTCGTCTTGACCAGGGCGAGGGAGTCCTCCTCCTGCGTCAGCGGGAAGAGGTAGTACAGCTCGTACGGGGTGCCGTCGGCGTCGTTGAGCCGCTTGCCGATCACCAGGCCGGGCTCGGACGCCTTGCCGCTGGTGTAGTGGATCCGCGCGGGCTGCTGGAAGGTGCTGGTGCCCTGCGCGACGTTGTGCCGCAGCTCGGCCGGGATGCTGGTGGTCGGATCGACCTCACCGGAGGCGCGGGCGCCCCGGCTGGCCGTGTTCCCGGTCTCCAGCGACAGCGCGACCACGTTGAACGCGCTCTGACCGCCGCTCGCCAGCTGCTCGACCAGCGTCGAGCGCCAGTTCACGGACGCTCCGGCGCGACCGCCGTCCTGCGCTCCCGGCGCGGAGGGCGTGGTGGCCGCCTTGTCCTGGGCGGCCGAGAAGCCACCGGCGGCCTGGCTCTGGGCGGCCCGCTCCTTGGCGTCGAGCAGCCCGTTGCGCACCTGGCCGATGACGACCAGGCCGAGCAGGAGCACGACGCCGAGCGACATGAGCAGGGTGCCCGCGACCACCCGCACCTGGAGGTTGCGCCGCCACAGCCGCACGGCGGGCAGCAGCGGCCGGCGCACCCAGCGCGCGACGAGCCGGAACGCGGGCCCGCCCGGCGCACCGTCCTGCAGCAGACGGCCGAAACGCGAGCCCCCCCGCCCCGGTCCGGCAGCCCGCCCCGTACGGACTCCCGGATCCCCGGGCTTCGGAGCAGTACTGCCTGCGCTCATGTCAGCTCGGCCCTGCCTTGTAACCGACGCCGCGAACGGTCACGACGATCTCCGGGCGCTCCGGGTCCTTCTCGACCTTCGAGCGCAGCCGCTGCACGTGCACGTTCACCAGCCGGGTGTCGGCCGCGTGCCGGTAGCCCCAGACCTGCTCCAGCAGGACCTCGCGGGTGAACACCTGCCACGGCTTGCGGGCCAGCGCCACCAGCAGATCGAACTCGAGCGGCGTCAGCGCGATCGCCTGCCCGTCCCGCTTCACCGAGTGCCCGGCCACGTCGATGACCAGGTCACCGATGGCCAGCTGCTCCGGCGCGGGCTCCTCCGACCTCCGCAGCCGCGCCCGGATCCGGGCGACGAGCTCCTTCGGCTTGAACGGCTTGACGATGTAGTCGTCGGCCCCGGACTCCAGGCCCACCACGACGTCGACCGTGTCGCTCTTGGCCGTGAGCATGACGATCGGCACACCGGACTCGGCCCTGATCAACCGGCAGACCTCGATACCGTCCCGACCGGGCAGCATCAGGTCGAGCAGCACGAGATCCGGCTTGGCCTCCCGAAAAGCAGCGAGTGCCTTGTCACCGTCCGCAACGAACGACGGCTCGAACCCCTCACCACGCAGCACGATCCCGAGCATCTCGGCCAGTGCGGTGTCGTCATCGACGACGAGAACGCGTCCCTTCATATCGACATCATCCCATTTCCGTATCAGTCTCAAGGCGACTGGTGAGATACCTCACCGACCTGCGGCGACGTCCGCGATTGCCCACCGTTTACCGCCGGTGTCTGTGGGTGTTGATGTCGACTTGGATGTCAGCCCCGTTCACCCCGTGGTCGCCCCGAACCGTACCTTGCGGGGCCCCGTATGGCCCACGGGGAGAGCCGTCCGGCTCGACCGCCCGGGCTCCACCGGAGCAGATTCTGTTCGGCGGGCCGGCCGAAGACCTCATCAAACGGCTGGCGGAGGAGAAGCGCTCCAAGACCGCGCGCCACGCGTTACGGGTCCTCTCAGCGTCGCTGACGGCCGCGATGACCGAGGACATCGGCCTGACCCGCAACGTGGCCAAGGTGGTCACCGTGCGCGCCACGACCGACAGCGGGAAGAGCTGGAGCGCCGTCGAGGTCCTTCGCTTCCTGGCCGAAGCCCGACAGCGCACGGTCTACTACCCCGCGCTCCTGCTCATGTGTCTGCTCGGTCTCCGGCGGGCGGAGGTCTGCGGGCTTCGGTGGGAGAACGTCGACCTGGAGAACCGGGTCATCTGGATCGAGCAGCAACGGCAGCGCTCCGGTCCCGGAACGATCGACGTGGACCTGAAGACGGACACCTCGAAAGCGCCTCTGCCCCTGCCCGCCCAGTGCATCGCCCCGCTGCGGTGGACCCGGATGCGCACGGCCCTCCTCCGCGAACGTGCTCTCGCCAAGGGCCGGCCGTGGTGGGACGACCCCGACCACCACGTCTTCGTGACGCGAACCGGACAGCCGCTCCAGGCCGAGTGCCTCTACCAGACCCTGCGTCGGGCAGCTGAGAGCGCCGAGCTCGGAAAGATGAATCCGAAGGGGCTGCGGAAGTCGTGTGGCACGCTCCTGGTCCACCTTCGCGTGCACCCGAGGATCATCAAGGCGATCCTGCGGCACAGCCGGATCGCGACGACGCTCGACATCTACGCGGAGGCGCTCGACCCGGATGTGATCGCCGCCGTCGGTCAGCTCGACCGGCTGTTGCGTCAGCCGGCCACGCTCCGGCGACTCGCCGCCCCAGCACCGCACAGCGAAAGCACCAGCTGATCCAGCGATACATGACACGGCCCCTTCATCGGCGGATACCCGCGGATGAAGGGGCCTTCGTCGTGAGCGGCCCCGGCCGCCATGGCGCCCGGGTGAGTAGTCCGTCAGGTTCATGGTCCACTTTTGGACTACCTACTGTTACCGATCGGACACTTTCAGCCGTCCACCTGATTCTCGGTAGATCCTCCAGCGAGACAAGTGTTCGATTCCTTCGGGCCTCCCCAAGGTCCGCCAAGTGGGATCCCTAGGCGATCCGATCTCCGCGATCAAGGAGGTGCTTGGCATGCCCTGAAACGAAGGAATCAGAGTGCGCTCCAAGATCAGCAGTGCTGCAATCGCCGCGGCCCTGGCCGTCGGCTCCATAGCGGTCAGCGCTCCGGCCGCCTCGGCCAACTCGTACTGCAGCTCCTCGGGCTACACCGAGGGCGGCTTCCCGAACCTGCGCTGCACCTCGCTGTCCAACGGTGTTCTGAGCCACGGCAAGCGTGACCTCTACCCGACGGTCGGGACGGGCGTGACGACCACGTACTACAAGTCGGGCGGCTCCGCCGTGAGCGTCCGCCTCGGGTACTCGGTGGCGGGCTCCAACACCACCTACTCGTCGTACTTCACCATCGGCTCCGGCCAGACGGTGACGCGTTCGTGGAAGATCAGCACCAGCAGCCTGTGCCTGAACAGCACCGGTTACCTGTCGTACAGCGGCGGCACTTTCCAGACGCCTGCCGCCCACTGCTGAACCAGTGGCACGAGGGGCTCCGTCCTAGTTCAGGCGGAGCCCCCGCACTGCGGTGTTGATCTGACTTCAGCAAGGAACCGACCGTGTTTACCGCTATCTTTCAAGACCACTACGGCTACCTCGCCGTGAGCACCCTGATCGCGCTCGCCCTCGGGGCGGCGGCCTGGCTGGTCGCCCGCCGCCGGCAGAACCCCCGCGGGTTATGGTTCGCCGGCCTCGCGGCCACGGTCGCAGGCGTCCTCAGCGTCACCTTCATGGGCAGCGGCGCGGCGAGCGGCCAGTGCGTCATCAACCACGACCTCGTCGAACCCTTCCGGACCACTCAGGGGCTCTGGAACCTCGCCATGACGGTCCCGCTCGGCTTCTTCGCCCTCATGGCGACCCGACGTCCGCTGCCCGTCCTCGTCGGTGTGGTCACCTTCCCCCTGGTCATCGAGGTCGTCCAGGCAGAGGTCGACGGCCTGGGCCGGATATGCGACAGCGCCGACGCCCAGATGAACATTCTCGGCGGCCTCATCGGCGTCGCCGCCGTGGTGCTCGCGCTGCTGAAGAGCCGCACGCTCAACTGGGCCAGCGCCGCCAAGCCCTCCCTGTTCACGGCACTCGGCCTCGTCTTCCTGGGAGCCGGCGTGGTGTACCCGGCCATGACGTTCACCAACATTGATGGCACGGGCCTGTCGCAGGCGGACGGCACGCAGCGCCAGGCCGTGGAGCAGGTGGTGAGCGAGGCCTTCGGCGACCGCTACGAGCTCGGGCCCGTGTACGACCAGCCGTGTTCCGGAGCGCCGTGCCGCAATGTCGCCTTCACGCTGCTGAGCCGCGACAAGGCGCACTCGGAGCAGTTCGCGAACGGCACCCTGTCGTGGCCGGACAAGAGCCGCTTCAGCGTGCTGCTCCAGGACAGCGACCAGCCCAGCGTGATGGGCTTCCCGGTGGCCGGAGCCAAGCCCCCGACCACGGACAAGATGGCCTTCGAGGTCGCGCGGGCGTACATGAGCGAGCGCTACCCGTGGGGGGCCAGCGCCACCGTCCACAAGACGTACCCGGTGGGCGACAAGGCACAGCTCGGTTGGATCACCAGCTGGCGGTGGGTCGATTCCGACGTCCTCATGCCCCGGATGCTCGACGTACAGGTGAGCCGTTCCGGGACCGTTTCACAGGTGGACGTGACCCGCGGACCCGAGCGGGTGGACCTCGAAAAGCCTCAGCTGGACGCCAAGAAGGCAGAGTCCCTGGTTCGGGAAGGGATGGCCAAGCAGTTCGCCGACCGCGGCCATGCCATGCCCGGCGACATGACGTTCAAGGCGTTCACGCTCAAGGCTGTACAGCGCGGGGACGCCTGGCGCCCGACGTGGCTGGTGAACATCTCCCAGGAGGGCCAGGAGTCCGTTCCCGACGGCTCGGCGGGCGGAACCGCGGACCTCTGGCGGGTGGACGCCGTCAGCGGCCAGGTCTACGACGGAGCGGACCAGCCCCTGAAGGGGGACTGAGCGGGCGAGGGCCGGCTCCGTCGCCCGTCTCCCGACGCCGAAAAACTCGACTGATGTCAGTGATGGATGTCATGGCCCCCGCGTCGGCGGATACCCACTGGTGGAGGGGCCGTCGTCGTCGGTCGCTCCGACAACATCCCATTTCCGTATCAGTCTCAAGGCGACTGGTGAGATACCTCACCGACCTGCGGCGACGTCCGCCTTTACCCGCCGTGAACCGCCGGTGCCCGTGGGTGTTGATGTCAGACACGCATGTCAGCCCGTGACCCCCGTGGTCGCCCCGAACCGTACCTTGCGGGGCCTGCCGCGGCCCATAGCCGAGGAGGCGGGATCACCGTCGGTCCCGCACCGGTCGTCACTTTTCGTGCCTGAGTCCGCATCGGTCGTCATGCAGGTGCAGGCGCCGAAGATCGTTCAACGCGGCGACCGGGAACGGATGCTCCGCCCACTTCGCCCGACAGCCGCGCTCGCCGTGCGGTCGAAGCACCCCCTGCGCGGCCTCCACCACGGCATGGCCGAGTTCACGACGGGACTGAGTGGCCCCCCATGGTGTGCGGGGAAGCCGCCCCCCGGCCTTCCCGTGCTCAGCGGGTCCGGGGACATGGCACCAGGTGGGACAGGGCCCGCCCGCGGGCGGGCCCCGCGTGGCACGATGGCTCCCGGCCCGTCGCCGTACCAGGCGGGAGGCCGCAGTGACCGAGCCGGTTCGCCGATCCGGCCCCGCGACCATTCCTCGAGGTGGACGACCGTGAACGACACTCCGGGCTGGACCTCGCCCGGATCTGCTCCCTCCGACGGCCAGGACGGCTCCGGTGTGCCCCGGCCCGCCTCGCCCGGCGACGCGAACGGCTCCGCCCCTCAGTGGTCCAAGGACCAGCCGCCCGCCGGTCAGTGGCAGGCGCCGACCGCCCCGGCCCCCGGCGCCCCCGCGCCGGCCCGGGCGCAGTCCGGCCCCGGCTGGGGCGGCCCTCAGCAGCCGTACAACCAGTGGGGACGGCCGCCGGCCGCGAAGCCGGGAGTGATCCCGCTGCGCCCGCTCACCATGGGCGAGATCCTCGACGGCGCCGTGACGACCATGCGCCGCTACTGGCAGACCGTGCTGACCATCTCGGTCACGGTCGCCGTGATCGGCCAGGTCGCCGACGTGCTCGCGCAGCGCTATCTCGTGCCGGCCGCTCCGGCCGTGAACGCGGACGCGAGCCCGTCGGAGCAGCTCCAGCAGTCCGCCGACGCCATGCAGAGCAGCCTGATCGGCATGGGCCCGGCCTACCTGATCATGCTGGTGGCCACCCTGGTGTGCGCCGCCCTGCTCACCGTGGTGATCAGCCGTGCCGTCCTGGGCCGCCCGGTCACCCTCGGCACCGCCTGGCAGGAGGCGCGGCCGCGGCTGCTCCCGCTGCTCGGGCTGACCCTGCTGGTGGCCCTGATGAGCGCCGGCATCATGTTCGTCGGCCTGCTGCCGGGGTTGCTCCTCGGCGGGGCGGGCGGCGTGGGTCTCGCCTTCCTCGGCGGTGCCGCCGCCTTCGTGACGGTCATCTGGCTGACGATCCGCTTCAGCCTCGCCTCCCCGGCGCTGATGCTGGAGCGTCAGGGCGTGTTCACGTCGCTGAAGCGCTCGGCCAAGCTGGTCCAGGGCTCCTGGTGGCGCATCTTCGGCATCACGATCCTCACCCAGCTGCTGATCTTCCTCGTCGCGATGATCATCACGATCCCCTTCGCGGCCATCGCCATAGGGACCAGCGACGGCGGCTTCGGCGGGCTCATGTCGGGCACCACGCCCGAGAACAGCTGGTCGTTCCTGATCATCACCGGCATCGGCGGAGTGATCGTCAACGCGATCACCTACCCGATCTCCGCCGGCGTGACCGCGCTCCTCTACGTCGACCAGCGCATCCGCCGGGAGGCCCTGGACCTGGAGCTCGCCCGGGCCGCCGGTCTGCCCGGCTACGGGGGCTGATGGCGTGACGGTCACGGGGGGCACGGCCGGCGACGTACCGGTGGACATCCCCCGCATACCCGCCCAGGAGGCGGCGGAGCGGGAACTGTCCAAACCGATGTACCACGAGAACGATCCCAACCTGCTCCAGCGCGGCCTCGACCGCTTCTGGGACTGGGTCGGACGCCTCTTCGACTCGGCCTCCGGGGTCACCCCCGGGGGCGTGGTCGGCGTCGTGGCCATCGTCATCGTCGTGCTCGCCGTGATCGGCGCCCTGTGGTGGCGCCTCGGCACCCCCCACCGGTCGCCCGCCTCCACCGGCGGCGACTCCCTCTTCGACGACGGCCCGCGGACCGCCGCCGAACACCGCGCGGCCGCCACCCGGCACGCCGCCGCCGGCCAGTGGAACCAGGCCGTCCAGGAGCGGATGCGGGCCATCGTCCGCTCCCTCGAAGAGCGCGCCCTGCTCGACCCGCGCCCCGGCCGTACCGCCGACGAGGCGGCCGCGGAGGCCGGCCGGTCGCTGCCGGCCCACGCCGACGGTCTGCGATCCGCCGCCCGCGCCTTCGACGACGTCACATACGGCGGCCGCACCGCCGACGAGCCCGCGTACCGGCGCGTCGAGCAGCTGGACACCGCCGTGGAGCGGACCAAGCCGTCCCTCGAACCGGCCGTCGCCGCCACCGCCTTCACGGAGGCCCCCCGATGAGCCGGCCGGCCGCCAGCGCCACCTCGACCTCGCTGACCCCCCGCCAGATCTGGGCCCGCGCGCGCGGCGCCCTCCTGGTCGTCGCCCTCATCCTGACCGGCGGCCTCGTCCTCGCGACCATGCACTCGTCCGACCACCACGGCCGCCTCGACCCGCGCTCGGCCGACCCCTACGGCAGCCGCGCCCTCGCCGAACTCCTCAAGGCCCAGGGCGTCTCCGTCGAGGTGACCACGACCCTCGCCGGAGCCACCGCCGCCACCGGCGCGGACACCACACTGCTCGTCACCACACCGGACCTGCTCACCGACACCCAGCAGTCCACCCTGTACGCGGCGATGAAGGGCTCGGCAGCCCGCACCGTCCTCCTCGGTGCCGGCACCCCGTCCCTCGGCACCCTGGTCCCCGGCCTCACCACCAGTGGCGACGCCCCGGTGGCCGCCCGGAAACCCGCCTGCACGCTGACCGCCGCGACCCGCGCCGGCGGCGTCGACCTCGGCGGCGAGCGCTACGTCACCGACCACACCACCGCCGACAACTGCTACTACGCCGACGGCCTGCCGACCCTGGTCCGTGTCCCCGGCCAGGGCACCGCCGACACCATCCTGCTCGGCTCCCCCGAACTCCTCACCAACAAGCGCCTCGCCCACCAGGGCAACGCGTCCCTCGCGCTGCAACTCCTCGGCTCCCGGACCCATCTCGTCTGGTACCTCCCCTCCCTGGCCGATGTCCCGGCCGACGCCGAGACCGAGGACACCGGCACCGGCTTCCTCGACCTGATCCCGTCCGGCTGGCTCTGGGGCACCCTGCAGCTCGCCGTCGCGGCCGTGCTCGCCGCCGTCTGGCGCGCCCGCCGCCTCGGCCCCCTCGTGCCCGAGCGCCTCC includes the following:
- a CDS encoding VanZ family protein, giving the protein MFTAIFQDHYGYLAVSTLIALALGAAAWLVARRRQNPRGLWFAGLAATVAGVLSVTFMGSGAASGQCVINHDLVEPFRTTQGLWNLAMTVPLGFFALMATRRPLPVLVGVVTFPLVIEVVQAEVDGLGRICDSADAQMNILGGLIGVAAVVLALLKSRTLNWASAAKPSLFTALGLVFLGAGVVYPAMTFTNIDGTGLSQADGTQRQAVEQVVSEAFGDRYELGPVYDQPCSGAPCRNVAFTLLSRDKAHSEQFANGTLSWPDKSRFSVLLQDSDQPSVMGFPVAGAKPPTTDKMAFEVARAYMSERYPWGASATVHKTYPVGDKAQLGWITSWRWVDSDVLMPRMLDVQVSRSGTVSQVDVTRGPERVDLEKPQLDAKKAESLVREGMAKQFADRGHAMPGDMTFKAFTLKAVQRGDAWRPTWLVNISQEGQESVPDGSAGGTADLWRVDAVSGQVYDGADQPLKGD
- a CDS encoding DUF4129 domain-containing protein, producing MTVTGGTAGDVPVDIPRIPAQEAAERELSKPMYHENDPNLLQRGLDRFWDWVGRLFDSASGVTPGGVVGVVAIVIVVLAVIGALWWRLGTPHRSPASTGGDSLFDDGPRTAAEHRAAATRHAAAGQWNQAVQERMRAIVRSLEERALLDPRPGRTADEAAAEAGRSLPAHADGLRSAARAFDDVTYGGRTADEPAYRRVEQLDTAVERTKPSLEPAVAATAFTEAPR
- a CDS encoding DUF4350 domain-containing protein, which produces MSRPAASATSTSLTPRQIWARARGALLVVALILTGGLVLATMHSSDHHGRLDPRSADPYGSRALAELLKAQGVSVEVTTTLAGATAATGADTTLLVTTPDLLTDTQQSTLYAAMKGSAARTVLLGAGTPSLGTLVPGLTTSGDAPVAARKPACTLTAATRAGGVDLGGERYVTDHTTADNCYYADGLPTLVRVPGQGTADTILLGSPELLTNKRLAHQGNASLALQLLGSRTHLVWYLPSLADVPADAETEDTGTGFLDLIPSGWLWGTLQLAVAAVLAAVWRARRLGPLVPERLPVAVRASEATEGRARLYRKADARDRAATVLRTATRTRIAPLLGVPVQDAHAVELLLPALSTRVPTSAVDHRDLLFGAAPADDAALIRLADQLDALEREVRTS